One window of the Chryseotalea sp. WA131a genome contains the following:
- a CDS encoding OmpA family protein — MNVTQKNSFWFLLFLLTAASVTLPAQNPKKFKKGGTVKLQDSLTTFSQSDLFDFPNINKVRLYSDAGKLKQLQQNEKSGNEAEMYRLLRTYVKNFGIENFAKNVPLLWRLAQLSEKLGPKGEAVLLYKLLLKHHQQGININDLYKRYESVETEKKENYVPLDLYYNLVDYRKEIDTLRPPHSVLVRMDDGINSDKEDYGPAMGSADFILLFTSKRNTHQERAYNEDLFFTLKVDGAWTAAEEFKTINTHFNEGSACLGKDGKSLYFSRCNAPGGLGNCDLYSAKLNKDSTWSDIKNLGSAVNSSGWDSHPSLSHRGDTLFFASNRVGGFGLSDIYYSVKDTKGNWQRAKNMGPVINTLNSEVSPFFHHKFNVLYFSSNGQPLNFGGFDIYKTNKAGGNWTEPKNIGPLVNGAGDEYYFTIDSQSQDLYYARSNEDKKKNLDLYSFPVPMEAQPLATTHLRGSLIDQNGKPLGGIVSVIDLDKGVEVAPKYIQKDGTFDFELINKRNYLLIIQGDDYFRIEEIFFLDGAKEINRVAEPLQRKIAFRSLEFENGKADILLSMKEDLDKMGNFLIDHPETKLLISGHTDSAGDEKLNLKLSQDRADAIKAFLIKEFLVATDRISATGYGSALPIVQKEETEEHKQMNRRVEFEIVKE; from the coding sequence ATGAACGTTACACAGAAAAACAGTTTTTGGTTTTTACTTTTTTTGCTAACCGCAGCATCGGTAACGCTGCCTGCGCAAAACCCAAAAAAATTCAAGAAAGGCGGCACGGTGAAGCTGCAAGATTCGCTCACCACGTTCAGCCAGTCAGATTTATTTGATTTCCCGAACATCAACAAAGTGCGGCTTTACAGCGATGCGGGCAAACTCAAGCAATTACAGCAAAACGAAAAAAGTGGCAATGAAGCCGAGATGTACAGGCTCTTGCGCACCTATGTAAAAAACTTTGGTATTGAAAATTTTGCTAAGAATGTGCCGCTGCTCTGGCGCCTTGCGCAACTATCCGAAAAGCTAGGACCGAAAGGGGAAGCCGTGCTTTTATACAAACTTCTTTTAAAACATCACCAGCAAGGCATCAACATCAATGATTTATATAAACGCTACGAATCGGTGGAGACCGAAAAAAAAGAGAACTATGTGCCCCTCGATTTGTACTATAACCTAGTGGACTACAGAAAAGAAATTGATACACTTCGACCACCACACTCAGTGTTAGTGCGCATGGACGATGGCATCAACTCCGACAAAGAAGATTATGGCCCCGCCATGGGCAGTGCCGATTTTATTCTATTATTTACTTCCAAGCGCAACACCCACCAAGAGCGCGCCTACAACGAAGATCTTTTCTTCACCCTAAAGGTAGACGGTGCGTGGACGGCCGCGGAAGAGTTCAAAACGATCAACACCCATTTCAACGAAGGCTCTGCCTGTTTGGGCAAAGATGGAAAGTCGCTTTATTTTTCTCGTTGCAATGCACCCGGAGGATTGGGTAATTGCGATCTCTATTCAGCTAAATTGAATAAAGACAGTACTTGGTCAGACATCAAAAATCTTGGCTCGGCTGTTAACAGTTCGGGGTGGGATTCGCACCCTTCGCTCTCGCATCGAGGCGACACACTTTTCTTTGCTTCCAATCGCGTGGGTGGCTTTGGCCTATCTGATATTTACTATTCGGTTAAAGACACGAAAGGCAATTGGCAACGGGCAAAAAACATGGGCCCGGTTATCAACACATTGAATAGCGAAGTAAGCCCCTTCTTTCATCACAAATTCAACGTGCTTTATTTTAGTTCAAATGGACAGCCACTCAACTTTGGTGGATTCGATATTTATAAAACCAACAAAGCAGGTGGCAACTGGACAGAACCAAAAAATATTGGTCCGCTGGTAAATGGCGCAGGCGATGAATACTATTTTACCATCGATTCGCAATCGCAGGATTTGTACTATGCCCGCAGCAATGAAGACAAGAAAAAGAATTTAGACTTATATTCCTTCCCCGTGCCGATGGAGGCGCAGCCGCTAGCCACCACTCATTTACGCGGTTCCCTCATAGACCAAAATGGAAAACCACTGGGAGGAATTGTTTCGGTTATCGATTTAGACAAAGGTGTTGAAGTAGCTCCCAAATACATTCAAAAAGATGGAACCTTTGATTTTGAACTCATCAACAAAAGAAATTATTTGTTGATTATTCAGGGCGATGATTATTTTAGGATAGAAGAAATTTTCTTTTTGGATGGTGCTAAAGAAATCAATCGAGTAGCCGAACCACTTCAACGCAAAATTGCCTTTCGGTCATTAGAGTTTGAAAACGGGAAAGCAGATATTTTACTCAGTATGAAAGAGGACCTAGACAAAATGGGCAATTTTTTGATCGACCACCCCGAAACCAAACTCCTTATTTCAGGGCACACCGATTCGGCCGGAGATGAAAAATTGAACTTAAAGCTATCGCAAGATCGAGCAGATGCCATCAAAGCATTTCTGATCAAAGAATTTTTAGTTGCTACCGATAGAATATCCGCCACCGGCTATGGAAGTGCCCTGCCCATCGTGCAAAAGGAAGAAACGGAAGAACACAAACAAATGAACCGAAGAGTAGAGTTTGAAATTGTGAAAGAATAA